One Agelaius phoeniceus isolate bAgePho1 chromosome 6, bAgePho1.hap1, whole genome shotgun sequence DNA window includes the following coding sequences:
- the RAD9A gene encoding cell cycle checkpoint control protein RAD9A isoform X2 gives MKSFLGVFRSLPSLEKSVGKCLMLLKPRANRLVLQLHCKHGVTKTHNLAFQECERLQAVFDTQRCASRLCAPARLLAEAVVHFPPTLAEVTLGTGTGGKISLRNYVEDEAEPSKTMVTELWLAEDEFQSVAVAPGSHITFCLKEFRGLLSFAEASNLPLTIHFDEPGRPVIFTLDDTVLEVHLVLATLSDLESSSQSPSTNGVSHLPVPSDDFADDLESYMAAMETSEGCSEGPPSPTFPLRTPQPAKSKPQEEEEEEEEEEEGAVPGTPPHKKFRSLFFGSVMTPGRPGPATTQEVLAEDSDGES, from the exons ATGAAG TCCTTCCTGGGCGTCTTCCGCTCGCTGCCCTCGCTGGAGAAGTCGGTGGGGAAATGCCTCATGCTGCTCAAGCCCCGTGCCAACCGCCTGGTCCTGCAGCTCCACTGCAAGCACG gtGTCACCAAGACACACAACCTGGCCTTCCAGGAGTGCGAGCGGCTGCAGGCCGTGTTCGACACGCAGCGCTGTGCCAGCCGCCTCTGCGCCCCGGCACG gctgctggcagaggcCGTGGTGCACTTTCCCCCGACGCTGGCcgaggtgacactggggactgGTACCGGTGGCAAAATCAGCCTGCGGAACTACGTGGAGGATGAGGCAG AGCCGAGCAAGACGATGGTGAcggagctgtggctggctgaGGATGAGTTCCAGTCAGTGGCCGTGGCCCCGGGCTCCCACATCACCTTCTGCCTCAAGGAATTCCGT GGCCTGCTGAGCTTTGCTGAGGCCTCCAACCTGCCCCTCACCATCCATTTTGACGAGCCCGGAAG gccgGTGATCTTCACCCTGGATGACACTGTCCTGGAGGTTCACCTGGTGCTGGCCACCCTCTCTGACCTAGAAAGCAGCTCCCAGTCCCCTTCGACCAACGG CGTGTCCCACCTGCCTGTCCCGTCAGACGACTTCGCTGACGACCTGGAGTCCTACATGGCTGCCATGGAAACCAGCGAGGGGTGCTCAGAGgggccccccagccccaccttcCCCCTGCGTACCCCCCAGCCAGCCAAGAGCAAaccccaggaggaggaggaggaggaggaggaggaggaggaaggagctgtgccagggacccCCCCGCACAAGAAG TTTCGCTCTCTGTTTTTTGGCTCGGTGATGACACCAGGAAGGCCTGGTCCGGCCACCACCCAGGAGGTGCTGGCGGAGGACAGCGATGGAGAAAGCTGA
- the LOC129122252 gene encoding glycine-N-acyltransferase-like protein 3, whose product MTVARGNPVCHEVLVDSWPNFSIVLTRLRPEEHRDPRDHYTNQLAVFYRDKGALQALLEGTEAVTGERAFQILGMQDGLDQAVQEVASARGLKVETIRYRALMSPEPPQPRRQMPPGLRLAPVSPSHIALLNATWALGGNARSRAFLLGLLRALPSACLLGPRGRPVSWSLLDGQGCLRHGYTVPAWRGRGLTGLLMAALGRELHARRFPIYCAVLPHNTASLHALQAIGFVPQPGTFHMILGTLK is encoded by the exons ATGACAGTGGCCAGGGGGAACCCAGTCTGTCATGAGGTGCTGGTGGACTCCTGGCCCAATTTCAGCATTGTCCTGACCCGCCTGCGCCCAGAG gagcacagggacccCAGGGACCACTACACCAACCAGCTGGCCGTGTTCTACCGGGACAAGGGagccctgcaggcactgctggagggCACTGAGGCAGTCACCGGGGAAAGAGCCTTCCAGATTCTGG GGATGCAGGACGGGCTAGACCAGGCCGTGCAGGAGGTGGCCAGTGCCAGGGGGCTGAAGGTGGAGACGATCCGGTACCGGGCACTgatgagccctgagcccccccagccccgcaggCA GATGCCCCCGGGCCTGCGCCTGGCGcccgtgtccccatcccacaTCGCTCTGCTCAACGCCACGTGGGCGCTGGGGGGCAATGCCCGCAGCCGGGCgttcctgctggggctgctgcggGCGCTGCCCTCCGCCTGCCTGCTGGGCCCGCGGGGCCGCCCGGTGTCCTGGAGCCTGCTGGACGGGCAGGGCTGCCTGCGCCACGGCTACACGGTGCCCGCCTGGCGCGGCCGCGGCCTCACCGGGCTCCTGATGGCCGCGCTGGGCCGGGAGCTGCACGCCCGCCGCTTCCCCATCTACTGCGCCGTGCTGCCCCACAACACGGCCTCGCTGCACGCCCTGCAAGCCATCGGCTTCGTGCCGCAGCCCGGAACATTCCACATGATCCTGGGCACCCTCAAGTag
- the RAD9A gene encoding cell cycle checkpoint control protein RAD9A isoform X1 has translation MKCVIAGGNVKVLGRAVHSLSRIGDELYLEPTESGLSLRAVNSSRSAFAAFLFAPLFFQLYEPGNAGPDTELFRCKVHMKSFLGVFRSLPSLEKSVGKCLMLLKPRANRLVLQLHCKHGVTKTHNLAFQECERLQAVFDTQRCASRLCAPARLLAEAVVHFPPTLAEVTLGTGTGGKISLRNYVEDEAEPSKTMVTELWLAEDEFQSVAVAPGSHITFCLKEFRGLLSFAEASNLPLTIHFDEPGRPVIFTLDDTVLEVHLVLATLSDLESSSQSPSTNGVSHLPVPSDDFADDLESYMAAMETSEGCSEGPPSPTFPLRTPQPAKSKPQEEEEEEEEEEEGAVPGTPPHKKFRSLFFGSVMTPGRPGPATTQEVLAEDSDGES, from the exons aTGAAATGTGTGATCGCCGGCGGCAACGTCAAAG TCCTCGGCCGGGCCGTGCACTCCCTGTCCCGCATCGGCGACGAGCTCTACCTGGAGCCCACCGAGAGTGGG ctgtccctccGTGCTGTCAACTCCTCCCGTTCTGCCTTCGCCGCCTTCCTCTTCGCACCCCTGTTCTTCCAGCTGTACGAGCCGGGCAACGCCGGGCCCGACACCGAGCTCTTCCGATGCAAAGTCCACATGAAG TCCTTCCTGGGCGTCTTCCGCTCGCTGCCCTCGCTGGAGAAGTCGGTGGGGAAATGCCTCATGCTGCTCAAGCCCCGTGCCAACCGCCTGGTCCTGCAGCTCCACTGCAAGCACG gtGTCACCAAGACACACAACCTGGCCTTCCAGGAGTGCGAGCGGCTGCAGGCCGTGTTCGACACGCAGCGCTGTGCCAGCCGCCTCTGCGCCCCGGCACG gctgctggcagaggcCGTGGTGCACTTTCCCCCGACGCTGGCcgaggtgacactggggactgGTACCGGTGGCAAAATCAGCCTGCGGAACTACGTGGAGGATGAGGCAG AGCCGAGCAAGACGATGGTGAcggagctgtggctggctgaGGATGAGTTCCAGTCAGTGGCCGTGGCCCCGGGCTCCCACATCACCTTCTGCCTCAAGGAATTCCGT GGCCTGCTGAGCTTTGCTGAGGCCTCCAACCTGCCCCTCACCATCCATTTTGACGAGCCCGGAAG gccgGTGATCTTCACCCTGGATGACACTGTCCTGGAGGTTCACCTGGTGCTGGCCACCCTCTCTGACCTAGAAAGCAGCTCCCAGTCCCCTTCGACCAACGG CGTGTCCCACCTGCCTGTCCCGTCAGACGACTTCGCTGACGACCTGGAGTCCTACATGGCTGCCATGGAAACCAGCGAGGGGTGCTCAGAGgggccccccagccccaccttcCCCCTGCGTACCCCCCAGCCAGCCAAGAGCAAaccccaggaggaggaggaggaggaggaggaggaggaggaaggagctgtgccagggacccCCCCGCACAAGAAG TTTCGCTCTCTGTTTTTTGGCTCGGTGATGACACCAGGAAGGCCTGGTCCGGCCACCACCCAGGAGGTGCTGGCGGAGGACAGCGATGGAGAAAGCTGA
- the CLCF1 gene encoding cardiotrophin-like cytokine factor 1 yields the protein MLNVTGELSGDSWGIFTFLCAALCNLPALPALNCSEELGAGQSIQQTYDLTRYLEHQLRTLAGTYLNYLGPPFNEPDFNPPRLVRAEPRVPSATVDLDLWRGLTDNARLAANYRAYSRLLCYLRVLDGQVGTAELRHRLAHFCASLQGLVLSIGGVMSSLGYPLPAGPAAPPAGPPGAPAAPNDFLKKMDDFWLLKELQTWLWRSAKDFNRLKKKVPPAVVTLRLEARGF from the exons ATGCTAAATGTAACCGGGGAGCTCTCAG GTGACTCTTGGGGGATCTTCACCTTCCTGTGCGCCGCGCTTTGCAACctgccggcgctgccggcgctgaaCTGCTCCGAGGAGCTGGGCGCCGGCCAGTCCATCCAGCAGACGTACGACCTGACCCGCTAcctggagcaccagctccgcACCCTCGCCGGCACCTAC CTGAACTACCTGGGCCCCCCCTTCAATGAGCCCGACTTCAACCCGCCGCGGCTGGTGCGCGCCGAGCCACGCGTGCCCAGCGCCACCGTGGACCTGGACCTGTGGCGGGGCCTGACGGACAACGCGCGCCTGGCCGCCAACTACCGGGCCTACAGCCGCCTGCTCTGCTACCTGCGGGTGCTGGACGGGCAGGTGGGCACGGCCGAGCTGCGCCACCGCCTCGCCCACTTCTGCGCCAGCCTGCAGGGGCTGGTGCTCAGCATCGGCGGCGTCATGTCCTCGCTGGGGTACCCGCTgcccgccgggcccgccgcGCCCCCCGCCGGGCCCCCCggcgcgcccgccgcccccaATGACTTCCTGAAGAAGATGGATGATTTCTGgctgctgaaggagctgcagacCTGGCTCTGGCGCTCGGCCAAGGACTTCAACCGCCTCAAGAAGAAGGTGCCGCCCGCTGTGGTCACCCTGCGGCTGGAGGCGAGGGGGTTCTGA
- the LOC129122206 gene encoding glycine N-acyltransferase-like protein 3 produces MKILTCSAHLQQLEGILRKSLPIALPVFGAVLNINRGNPGQFEVLVDKWPEFGAVLARPSGEVPANDGYWNTQAAFYRDLGAYRALLETPGCLRWDAAFTLIGLQDGLATVSQDLAGKKGVELDIVEYYSYWHPDPSTMPEPRLAPGVRVGSLSPSHVDLLNDTWPYGGNARSRRFLAEILGRFPQVCLQDGSGQPLAWVLTDHFGTGTHSYTLPEHRRHGHMQVALTVAAQRAHARGFPTFGHTALGNRPMQQLQEMLGNQRLPGVCRYILHNPGLDRDGP; encoded by the exons ATGAAGATCCTGACGTGCTCTGCCCATCTGCAGCAACTGGAGGGGATCCTGAGGAAGAGCCTGCCCATCGCCCTGCCG GTCTTCGGGGCAGTGCTGAACATCAACCGGGGAAACCCTGGCCAGTTCGAGGTGCTGGTGGACAAGTGGCCCGAATTTGGCGCCGTGCTGGCCCGGCCCAGCGGAGAG gtgccGGCCAACGATGGCTACTGGAACACGCAGGCGGCGTTCTACCGGGACCTGGGAGCATACCGGGCGCTGCTGGAGACCCCCGGCTGCCTGCGCTGGGACGCCGCCTTCACCCTCATCG ggctgcaggatgggctggcCACGGTGTCCCAGGACCTGGCAGGGAAGAAGGGTGTGGAGCTGGACATTGTCGAGTACTACTCCTACTGGCACCCTGACCCCAGCACCATGCCGGAGCCCCG GCTAGCCCCCGGGGTGCGCGTGGGCTCCCTGAGCCCCTCGCACGTGGACCTGCTCAACGACACCTGGCCCTACGGGGGCAACGCCCGCAGCCGGCGCTTCCTGGCTGAGATCTTGGGGCGCTTCCCGCAAGTGTGCCTGCAGGACGGCAGCGGGCAGCCCCTGGCCTGGGTGCTGACGGATCATTTCGGGACGGGCACCCACAGCTACACCCTGCCTGAGCACCGGCGGCACGGGCACATGCAGGTGGCCCTGACGGTGGCGGCGCAGCGGGCACACGCCCGCGGGTTCCCCACCTTCGGGCACACGGCGCTGGGCAACCGGCccatgcagcagctgcaggagatgctggggaACCAGCGCCTGCCCGGGGTCTGCCGCTACATCCTGCACAATCCCGGCCTGGACAGGGATGGGCCCTGa